The stretch of DNA AAGGAAAAAGAACGCACAGTGATCCAGGATCTTCAGACACAGGAAAAAAGCTGCATTGAAAAATACGGAAAATACGCACAGCAGGCCAGGGATCCGGAGCTTAAAAGCTTATTTCAGACTCTTCAGAAAAAAGAGCAGGAGCATTACGATTCCCTGAGCCAGGTGCTTTCCGGCACAGTTCCACAGGTAAACTGTAATGACAGTGACGGCCGTGATTACCAGCCAAAGACTACTTACACATCTGTGATGTCCTCAGAGGATAAGGAACACGATGCTTTTCTTGCAACAGACTGTATCGGAACAGAAAAGCTGATTTCCGGAGAATACAACTCGGAGGTTTTTGCTTTTGAAGACAGTGGTGTGAGGAAGCTTCTGGCAGATATCCAGGTGGAAGAGCAGAATCATGCGGAGATGCTTTACAAATATAAGACTGCGAACGGAATGTTCTGATATATAAAAAAAGGGAGGATTTCAGTAATGGAATTCTTCCTTTTTTTATTATATAATCAGGAGAACAGCAGGGAGAAATACTTTCCTGCAAAGAGAGGAGGAATAGATATGAAGGGAACCAGCTGCGAATACTGTGCAAACTATACATATGATGAAGAGTGTGACGAATATTACTGTGATGTCAATCTGGATGAGGATGAATATTATCGTTTTGTGAGCAGTGATTACAAGGAATGTCCGTATTATCGTTCCGGAGATGAATATAAGGTGGTACGTCATCAGATGTGATACAGAGTAACGGAAAAAAACAGAGCAGAAGATAATGTGATAAGACAAAAGCAGGTTTTCCACGAAAAGGAATGCGAGTTTTGTGGAAAATCTGCATTTTGATGTTTTGATATGTGCAAAAGGCTTCAAATTTGTAAAAATT from Blautia sp. SC05B48 encodes:
- a CDS encoding ferritin-like domain-containing protein, with product MILKEKERTVIQDLQTQEKSCIEKYGKYAQQARDPELKSLFQTLQKKEQEHYDSLSQVLSGTVPQVNCNDSDGRDYQPKTTYTSVMSSEDKEHDAFLATDCIGTEKLISGEYNSEVFAFEDSGVRKLLADIQVEEQNHAEMLYKYKTANGMF
- a CDS encoding DUF6472 family protein, with product MKGTSCEYCANYTYDEECDEYYCDVNLDEDEYYRFVSSDYKECPYYRSGDEYKVVRHQM